In the Granulosicoccus antarcticus IMCC3135 genome, CCGTGTTCAGAGCGGCAACATCAGCATCAACGATGCCCTTGAGCGAATCGATGGCAATAGTATGGATTTTTTCAGGAGTGTCATGAGCAACAGTCTCGATATCCATGCCGCCTTCAGTAGAAGCAACGAAGGAGACCTTGCTGTTCTCGCGATCCACCAGGACGGACAGGTAGAGTTCACGAGCGATATCGGCGCCGTCTTCCAGGTACAGGCGGTTGACCTGCTTGCCGGCAGGGCCAGTCTGGGCTGTTACCAGTGTCTTGCCGAACATTTCCTGAGCATTGGTCTTGGCTTCTTCAGCCGAAAAGCACACTCGCACGCCACCTTTGGCTTCGCTGGGCAGCTCGGTGAACTTGCCTTTACCGCGTCCACCGGCATGAATCTGACTCTTGACGACATAAACCGGCCCGGGCAAGCCGGCTACCGCTGCGTCGATATCATCGAGAGAGAGAATGGGTATACCTTCGGAGACAGGGGCGCCGAACGACTTCAGCAGCGCCTTTGCCTGGTATTCATGGATGTTCATGGATGCAAGTTCTCAATAGAGTGGTCTGTGAGCAAATATGATCGATAGCCGTACAATCGGCACATAGAGGCCGGAAATTCTGAAACAGGGCAGCATAATAGTATTAATGCGGCATAATAGTATTAATTTATGCCTGCCTTTCATGCCTCTCCCTGAGCCTTCCTCGATTACGAGGTGGGAATCTAGACCAACAGGTAGTTCCACGGCAGCGTTGAGTACAATGTCGGTCAAAGTGGCCTGCGAATGTAATTCAATGACCAGATTCGTGTATATGGTAAACCAGATCCGTTACGTCTGTATCGAAACTGAGGTTCCATCAAGGCTGCAGATCGGCGGCAGTTGGGGCAATGCTTGATCTATCTCAACGAGACATGACTCGATCCAGCCATCGGGTGCTGAGAATTCGTTTCAGAATTCCCGCAATCCAGGTCGGTGTTGTTACATAGTAGCGCGGCCGTGGCCGGGTGCTCTCCAGTGCATGGATCAGCTTGTCAGTGACGGCGGCGGGGGCGAGCTCGAAGCGGTCTTTCTTCAGTTTTGGCTCATAGAGTCGAGGGCGCAGAATGCTTTCGTAGTCAGCGCGACGTGCAGAATCCTGCCAATTGATCCAGCGTTCGAAATGCGGTATGGAATTTTGACGGATGTTGGTTCCGATAGGGCCAGGCTCTATCAGGACAACATGAATTGGCGTATGACGCATCTCGATTCTCAGGGTGTCGCTCAGACCTTCCATTGCAAACTTACTGGCAACGTAGGCGCCGCGAAACGGCAAGGCGGCAAAACCCAGTACTGATGAGCAGTTGATAATACGACCATGGCCCTGTGAACGCATTGAGGGAAGCAGTGCATTGATCAATTCGAACTGGCCGAACACATTAGTCTCGAATAGAGTCTGCAAGGCATTGCGCGGCAGGTCTTCCACCAGTCCGGGTATGGCATAGGCACCATTGTTGAACAGAGCGTCCAGTTTTCCACCTGTCAGCTCCAGTGCTTGTCTGGCCGCAGCCTGAACACTTTCGCTGCTGGCATAGTCCAGGACAAAGGACTCCAGACCTTCCTGCTGCAGTCGCTCACAGTCTGCGGCTTGCCGACAGGTCGCCAGGACACGCCAGCCTCGTGCGTGCAGAGTTCTTGCCGCATCAAGCCCGATGCCGGACGAGCAGCCGGTGATCAATATTGAACGTTGTGTCATGGCAAGGCTTCAGCTGAATAGCAAGGAAGGGATGAACAGAGAAATCTCAGGCACATAGGTGATGATCATCAGGACGACAAGATTTACCAGTACAAACGGCCAGACGCCACTGATGATTGTTGCTACCGGTTTGTTCAGGGTAGAGGAGGCCACGAAAATATCCAGACCGAACGGCGGCGTAATCATGCCCAGACCGATATTCAGAGTGACGATCATGCCGAAGTGTACCGGGTCCACCCCCAAGGAGCTTGCGACCGGAAACAGAG is a window encoding:
- a CDS encoding SDR family NAD(P)-dependent oxidoreductase, producing the protein MTQRSILITGCSSGIGLDAARTLHARGWRVLATCRQAADCERLQQEGLESFVLDYASSESVQAAARQALELTGGKLDALFNNGAYAIPGLVEDLPRNALQTLFETNVFGQFELINALLPSMRSQGHGRIINCSSVLGFAALPFRGAYVASKFAMEGLSDTLRIEMRHTPIHVVLIEPGPIGTNIRQNSIPHFERWINWQDSARRADYESILRPRLYEPKLKKDRFELAPAAVTDKLIHALESTRPRPRYYVTTPTWIAGILKRILSTRWLDRVMSR